aaatatattaaacagatttaaatgtaaaatctgCCTAAACTTTTGCTTAGGACATTTAAACTACTAGTATACCTCAAATGTTATTATGCTGATGTGGATTAGGTTTCCAAATGCCTTAATGTGAAACCAGTTAGGTGTGTCTTTTGCCTGCTGAACATCAAATATCATGCACAGAATATTGACACCCTACAGACAGGCTTGCAGAGAGGAAATATGTCCATTTCCTAATTGGATTTGGAAGACCTACTCCAGCTGTATTTATTCACTCATTGCGGTTACACTTTGGTCATCAAACATGTGGACTCTAAAGTTTCCCATAACCTTCTTGTTTCTACAACATTACTTCCACTCAAAAGTGGCTCACAAAGCTCAATGCACAAATCATCTATAACAAGTTCCAgcaattttaaatatatatcaagTCCTATCAGTCAATTCATGCCTCTGCCACGAGAGGAGAAATAAAAACGCCATTTGTGGTCCAGATCTTGGAGGTTTCATTTACTCAGcagctttttaaaaagtcatttgGATACACTCCTGCCACTCCAGGTtttgatgtactgtatgtgagagTATCGGGTGGTATTATGCTTCCAGGGGTGGCCGCAGAGGAATACAGCCATCCATCTCCAGAGACTCGGGCCAACCTTCATACTTGTTGCTGCTCTTACTGTTCTTCATACGCTGATGGGAACAACCATAACCAAACAGAACTAATGTCATGAAAACAGACTGGGATCAGAGGGGTATTTCAGAAAACAGgtttaacaacaacaaactgaaCTCTGGGTTGAATAACTCTGAATTgtcaaactcagagtttccggTTTCAAAACAGGGGATAAGAATTAGGTCAATCAACTCTGAGTTAAGTTAACTCTGGGTAAAGTGTGTGCACGAGCACATCAAAAGCCCTCATCAATGGAATGCAGATGACATGATTCATCATGGCAACAGGACattatatacagttgtgttcagaataatagcagtgtgtttaaaaaagtgaataatgctccaaatccttagaatagcttttaattccatagtatcaatgcattgggaacactgcacattcaattctaaatcaaaacatgaccaaaattgatcaagtttgtgttatacctttacagaaagtgaagaaaaaggattATTAGGCTgttcatttttctttacaaactcaaacatttactgtataaactgaaaaatgtctcaatggtttgctttactttgaatcactgcactaatatttagttgcataactattatttctgagaactgcttcacatctgtgttgcatggagtcgaccaacttctggcacctgtgaacaggtattcagcccaggacgattgaactacattccacaattcctctgcattactgggttttgcctcagaaacagcatttttttccccaagttttctatgggattgaggtctggggattgggctggccactccataacatcaatctttgctcgcttactggtgtgttttgggtcattgttgaaagacccatttcaaaggcatttcctcttcagcataaggcaacatgacctcttcaagtattttgatgtattgaaactgatccatgatccctggtatgcgataaataggcccaacaccacagtatgagaaacatccccataacatgatttttgcaccaccatgcttaactgtcttcacagtgtactgtggcttgaattcagtgcatgggggtcgtcggacaaactgcggcccctagacccaaaaacaattttgctctcatcagtccacagaatgttgcctcatttctcctttggccagtcaacgtgtcctttggcaaatttcaacctattcagtacatgtctttttttcagcaatggtactttgcgggggcttctagctgatagctttgcttcccatagccttcttctgatcgtaatagtactcacaggtaactaaGTCTTCTtagattttcctggagctgatcattggttgagcctttgccattttggctattcttcgatccattcgaatggtagttgaccatTTTTtccccacgtcgttcaggctttggatgccatttcaaggcatttgaaatcattttggccgagcagcctataattttcggcacttctttatatgttttcccctctccaatcaactttttaatcaaagtccgctgttcctcagagcaatgtctggaaagacccattttgctgagtatgtcagtgtgaaatgcactataaccagcatgcacaacatttgcttccttccttaaatatgggccataattgacacctgtttcttcacagaatcaattacctcactaattgaacacagcactgctattattttgaacatgcccctttcaattacacagaatgagcagcatgcatgtcatgactgttggttttctatgactctacaacacttactagtaaattatgtcatgtagaaatatcacttctaccaaaaaatttgatttatgaggttagtgatgttggactgctattatttttgaagtgtatgtatgtagtgtgtgtgtgtgtatatatatatatatatatatatatatatatatatatatatatatatatatatatatatatatatatatatatatatatatatatatatatatatatatatatatatatatatatatatatatatatatatatatatatatatatatacatacatatatacacacacacacacacacacacagtgaggaaaataagtatttgaacaccctgctattttgcaagttctcccacttagaaatcatggaggggtctgaaattgtcatcataggtgcatgtccactgtgagagacataatctaaaaaaaaaaaaaaaaaaaaatccagaaatcacaatgtttgattttttaactatttatttgtatgatacagctgcaaataagtatttgaacacctgagaaaatcaatgttaatatttggtacagtagcctttgtttgcaattacagaggtcaaacgtttcctgtaggttttcaccaggtttgcacacactgcaggagggattttggcccactcttccacacagatcttctcttgatcagtcaggtttctgggctgtcgctgagaaacacggagtttgagctccctccaaagattctctattgggtttaggtctggagactggctaggccacgccagaaccttgatatgcttcttacagagccactccttggttatcctggctgtgtgcttcgggtcattgtcatgttggaagacccagcctcgacccatcttcaatgctctaacagagggaaggaggttgttccccaaaatctcgcaatacatggccccggtcatcctctccttaatacagtgcagttgccctgtcccatgtgcagaaaaacacccccaaagcatgatgctaccacccccatgcttcacagtagggatggtgttcttgggatggtactcatcattcttcttcctccaaacacggttagtggaattatgaccaaaaagttctattttggtctcatctgaccacatgactttctcccatgactcctctggatcatccaaatggtcattggcaaacttaagacgggccttgacatgtgctggtttaagcaggggaaccttccgtgccatgcatgatttcaaaccatgacgtcttagtgtattaccaacagtaaccttggaaatggtggtcccagctcttttcaggtcattgaccagctcctcccgtgtagttctgggctgatttctcacctttcttaggatcattgagaccccacgaggtgagatcttgcatggagccccagtccgagggagattgacagtcacgtttagcttcttccattttctaatgattgctccaacagtggaccttttttcaccaagctgcttggcaatttccccgtagccctttccagccttgtggaggtgtacaattttgtctctagtgtctttggacagctctttggtcttggccatgttagcagttggattcttactgattgtatggggtggacaggtgtctttatgcagctaacgtcctcaaacaggtgcatctaatttaggataataaatggagtggaggtggacattttaaaggcagactaacaggtctttgagggtcagaattctagctgatagacaggtgttcaaatacttatttgcagctgtatcatacaaataaatagttaaaaaaatcatacattgtgatttctggatttttttttttttgattatgtctctcacagtggacatgcacctatgatgacaatttcagacccctccatgatttctaagtgggagaacttgcaaaatagcagggtgtagaTGGGGTGCAAATACttatacttattttcctcactgagatagatatatagatatagatatagatagatatatatatatatatatatatataaataatgtaaaaaaataaggaaaagcATAAGAGGACCCCTTCAATATCGCTATATGTTGAAATTGCAATAAATTATCTACAGTATAAAAGGCACACCAATATTTTGTATTGGTACATGGTTGTATCCTCTCCGTAttctttttttgggcatttttaggcttttatttgacaggacagctgacgacatgaaagaggagaaggagggggaatgacatgcagcaaaggaccgcaggtcggagtcgaacccgggccgctgcgttgaggagtaaacctctatatatgggcgcccgctctactaAATCCTCTCCGTATTCGATTGCATATCATTGAATCGCCTGCATCATAATTGTAACTGTAAGCAACAAATCTTGATAATATTGTCTGGGGAGTCATTTTGGATTGTATTTTCTACAATGACCAAggcatgatttatttttttaaactacatatGTTAGAACTGCAGGCAAATCAGCGTCAAATcaaaagagctgaacatttctACCGATAGCTTAGCTCTATTCAGCATCGATGGCAACATACCTGCTCAAAGGGACTCTTATTCTCAATGCCCTTGGCTCCAACAAACACCCAGCTGTCTCGAAAGGCCAGCTCCTTCACTGCCGTGCTCCCAAGCTCCTCAAACAGTCGGCGAGACTCGTCATTCAAcctgaaaaaaaagataaagtaaCAGGGTAATGTTTATTAAGTGGATTTGCTGTTCTTCTAAGCAAGAGGCTTACAGGATAAATTAAGTGCTTAACCTCTGTTACATTTGATTGCAATTAAATGCAGGCCATTACCATTTCTCAGAAGGCTCCTTTTCAGCTTTAACACAATCTCAAGGTTTATTAACCATTTACAACCCTGATATGTTTTTAAGCCATAAAGGCCTTTGAGGGTAAAGGAGAGATTTATGATCATGCTGATTTTGATACACTGAAAGGCATCAAGTGTTCAAAAACAAATGAATCATCCACCAGATTTAAatgcaatattaaaaataaaatcttgaTTTCTGACAACTCACACTTCATTACCCAGAGGGCAATTTGTCCTAAAATTAAAATTTGTAACTGCTCTGTTCACCTCCTTCAGTGACAATTGGAGCTTTTGCTCTTTCACCGTGATAAACTTAAAAGACATCTGTACCAAATGCAAAGTTGTTCATACACAAGTGGAGTGTACAATGTTGAATTTGGCTGCAAACATGGACTTCTAGGCTTCAGCTGCATTGGTCATGCTGTTGTTTAGCTATGACAATGCTATTGTCCGTATCAGTGCCACATCATTATTTTACTctacaaaatattttataagTTATAACATTAAATATCATTTAGCTTCAGCTGACAATTTGATCTGTGAAAAACTGCTTTAAGGCGAGTctaaaggggaaagagaggggtgTTGGACTGGAACTGATAGCACATCATGAATTCTTACTTTGTAGCTGCATCATCAAAGGAAGCCACAAACACGAGTGTTCCTTCATGGAGCGGCCGGAGAAACTTCAACAGCTCAGAAATATCTGAGAACAAACATCACATGAGCCATGAACTGTGGTACTTGAACTTGTTCTTGCCAagccatatacagtatactagATGTGAAATATGTACTATACATTAGCGTCTGGTTTTATTACCTCCCGCCCACGTATCAAAAGTCTTTGTGTCCAAGAGCTCTCCTGTCACACCTGAAGCAAAGGAACATCAGTCAGATAATCATAATAGCACCACAGGAGCTTAATGCAACACAGTCGGTTAATGGTGGAGGATGACACTCTTACCATTCACCAAAGCTATGTTTAGTCCTCTGCCAACGTTGTTCTTCACACTGCTCACTAACCTgtgagacaaaaacacaaaaggtTAAGGTTAGAACACTTCCTTGCCTTGCACCTACACATTAATCTACACACGTCTACACGCTGCCTGACACTTGAGAAACAACAACCAATATAGCAACCAAGACTatagacaaaaacaaagaaatggggGACAGAGACTGGAAGAATACTTGCATTCAGCTCCCCAGACAGGCTTGGAGGCCTGGTTATGAAagcacagagggaaaaaaaagaacacagtgtgaaaccaaaaaaagaaaaagaaaaagcgaCAGAGACAACAGgggagacaaagacaaagatgAACAGAAAGAAACTGGTAAGCACTGGATCTCACATCTTGTCCTCCAGGCAGATTTTGGGCCCGATGACGTTGGCAGCACCAGACACCAGGCGGAAAGCCAAATGTTTTGGGGGACAGGGAGCTGAAAGTCCACATTTATACCTTCGGGGACGGGGTTCAGCTAAGACATATAATACATAAAGACACAACATTATCACGATCATACTTGACAGGAAAAGTagtcataaaattgtcataTCATACAGTTTCTTTTACTCACCAGGTGTTGGTTCCTTGCTTGCACCTGAAAGAAACACAAACTTTTTACACTCAAATTAACTAATCATCATATTATACACATACCCTTTATCACCCGTGCATTAAACCTTAGCCAATAAGTTGTCTTTAGGGTTGctactaacgattattttaaattttagtctctaaaatgtcagaaaatagtgaaaaaacaCTTATCACGTTTCCCAGAGCCCATGGTGATGGCAACAGTACAGAAGTCAAAGATATTAAATTTTCTAATTATATAAAACAGAGCAAATCATCACATTAAGCAGCTAGAACCAGTGAATGTAAGTAttttttgtttgataaattgtTCTCAACTAATCTGTTGTCTATCAACTAAGCCTTTCAGGACTACTTCTCTTACTGCTGAAGAAATGCCACACAGACGAGCCACTCTCCCCTCCAAAGAAGGTGTTTGCCAGCAGCCAGGTGAGCCCCACCAACAGCAACACAACCACAGCTCTGAGGGGGCCTGTCAATACAAACAGGACACACCAGTTCAGGCAACACACATGGGATTACCTCCAGATCAATAAATTCCCACTGGAGTGTACTAAAACGTAATAAAAGTTTGAACCAACCTGTTAATCTCATGGTTCACCGTCTCATAGACCTAGACAAAGAAAGTAGCTTCATTATGGTGGTTTGAATTTCTGATTTATACAGTTTGCGAAGTGTAGTTACAGTTTTACAGtggcttttttttgtcaaaaactttcataatcaacatttttcaaTTTCCATTTATCATGACAGAAGTTATAAAACAGTGCAAATAAAAGGTAGCTCTAAGCGTTTTCACAAAAGGCAATTATACCATTTCATTGTGTAGAATTTATAAATGAAGTTTTTATGTAACTGTAAACAGTTTATGTATGTAAGTCTTCAAGGAAAATACTTGGTATTCTTTTATTAAATTTGTACTTAATGTAACActtaaaatcataaaaattgCAATACAACTCTGGggtcattttatttaaagctgTCAAAGACATCTTTAACAGAAAGCGTTAAATGTTTACAGTGGCAATGCAAGATGGCTCTGCAGAGATGACGTTTGAAGGGGGTGACATGAACCCAAACCAAAGACAAGGCAACAGATGGTAATTCCGTAGACAACTTAATTAATCACTTATACGAACTTGCAAATGAGAAACGACATTTTACCTACTGTGTCCACGCTTCTGGCGagtgtttccttttctttgcaCCTTTGCTCGTATAGGCTATGTAGCTAATGAACGGTAAAGAGAAGCTGTTGCTCTTTCCACTCGGGACTTCTACTATTTCTTGCGCTGTTTCCTCATTGAGGCTCCTCTGGTATGAATCAGCTTTCAGTGAGAACACAGACTGAAGTCAATATACTCAGCCgataattaaatattaaaacaacataaaacaagCCGTATTACTCCGCGTTTAAcaagcatgaaaaaaaaatgatgattgTAAATTCCACCTGTCTTCCGGGATATATAGCCAACCCCCAGTCCGTGACCACGGAGTCTGCGCAAAGTTGTTCACGTGACCAAAATCAtgctgtaaacattttttttttatataaattgtTGAACAGATATGTAATAAATCACGACTTTCCTCTCTTTCACTTTACATTGTCACGAAAGCTACcactatatttaaataaattaataaatatttgcattGACAAAACCCATTATAACTATCGCGTGAGCACAACGCCTCATCTTCGTTCACGCGACCAGTGCGTTAAGAATCAAGATGGCTGCTCACAGTGCTGTGCTTTCGATGTCCAAAATAATTAATCCTTTCTGGGGTGGACGCCTTGGAAATACGGTTAAAGTAAGATAAGACACGTCGCTGTGGTCACATTGGTTGTAAACGTTGTTGTTGTGTGGCTCCAAACTAAAGTCGATTATTTAATCTAAACACAAGGTCATACTAGCATACAGTTGAATAAGCATGCTAGTATTCTTATTGCAcaccatttttttgtatttcaggtATTTGGAACAACTCTGACAAGTCACAGGAATAAGACCTTGCGTAGTGTGAGTGAATCAGATTGTCTCTGTGGGTTTCAATCTTCGAATGAGGAGATGTGATTTTGTCCATTTGTATATAATGGTAACGTTACTAGCAATGCCCTAGAATCACGGCTAAGTTACTCATTAAAGCATTTATTTCCAAGCTGTATGGCGTGGTTTATAACTGTTTTTTTCACCTTCTTGGGGGAGGAAAGGTTATAATGCCTCTATACTCACTACTACCTGGATTCTTATGTGGCTATCAACATAACTCTTGTCCTTCTGCTTTCCTTGCTGTCCGTCTTCAACAACAGGGAAACAACATTGTAAGTAGCTGACTCTGATGTGGTTtactcatagactgtataaatggATACTAGACTACAATGCATCACTTCACAAACAAGACCGAAAATTACCCTTTCATACTAGAGCTGCGTGATGTAGGAATAAAGGATCTAATGTCACCATTGGTGTACATCACAGTATCGTTAAATTCATCATGGAATATCACAAGTCAAACAAATAACGGCTATATCTGGCTTAGTAGTTCCATCGTAATTtcagtttaataaaaaaaaatgttctaaatttacaatattaaaaaaCCCTACAAAATGATGACAATGATACATgataaactatatatatataacacactaGTAACAACTTATAGGCTTATGTATAAGTGAATTGTAGTTGGGTTAAAATGTGCAAAACCACCAGTGTTGTACTTTAAGTTCAATGCAGTTAATAACGTACGAAATGCTAATGTTACAGCCCCCTCCTGCAAAGTATGGAGGCAGACACACTGTGACGCTCATACCTGGAGATGGAATTGGTCCAGAGCTGCTCAATCATGTCAAAGAAGTTTTCAGGTTGGTAAGACTTAAACTAAAACATGTTCAAATTGTTGACCACAGGCCAGTGAGGATTGCCTCACCATGTGGTTTGTACTCATGCTGTAGGTTCAGCTGTGTCCCGGTGGACTTTGAGGTGGTGCATGTCAACTCTGCTTTGGAGAGTGAGGATGATATCAACAATGCCATCACTGCTATTCGCCGTAATGGAGTTGCCCTCAAAGGCAAGCAGACCCCCTTTGTTTCTGTGTCACAATCAGAGCATGAAAACAGAGCACAGCTGTGAGAAGCATGTCATTTTGTAATAAGACCATGACCAAGTGTGACACTaactgtgactttttgtaaTTATTCTGATAGGTAACATAGAAA
The genomic region above belongs to Sander lucioperca isolate FBNREF2018 chromosome 12, SLUC_FBN_1.2, whole genome shotgun sequence and contains:
- the fam3a gene encoding protein FAM3A isoform X2, translating into MRLTGPLRAVVVLLLVGLTWLLANTFFGGESGSSVWHFFSSASKEPTPAPCPPKHLAFRLVSGAANVIGPKICLEDKMLVSSVKNNVGRGLNIALVNGVTGELLDTKTFDTWAGDISELLKFLRPLHEGTLVFVASFDDAATKLNDESRRLFEELGSTAVKELAFRDSWVFVGAKGIENKSPFEQRMKNSKSSNKYEGWPESLEMDGCIPLRPPLEA
- the fam3a gene encoding protein FAM3A isoform X1 translates to MRLTGPLRAVVVLLLVGLTWLLANTFFGGESGSSVWHFFSSASKEPTPAEPRPRRYKCGLSAPCPPKHLAFRLVSGAANVIGPKICLEDKMLVSSVKNNVGRGLNIALVNGVTGELLDTKTFDTWAGDISELLKFLRPLHEGTLVFVASFDDAATKLNDESRRLFEELGSTAVKELAFRDSWVFVGAKGIENKSPFEQRMKNSKSSNKYEGWPESLEMDGCIPLRPPLEA